A genomic window from Purpureocillium takamizusanense chromosome 2, complete sequence includes:
- the GUT2_1 gene encoding Glycerol-3-phosphate dehydrogenase (COG:C~TransMembrane:1 (i12-33o)~EggNog:ENOG503NU42) → MASSASPSRLLLRRLLFPGAAVVVAGGALFYSYRPRNIPGSSSAAVPPPTYGPDGSFTMPRFPRVKSRLEQLADLGKSADPDAGAEYDMLVIGGGATGAGVALDAATRGLRVAVVERDDFSSGTSSKSTKLVHGGVRYLEKAVWNLDYNQYQLVREALKERKYFLQTAPHLSMWLPIMLPLDRWWKAPYYWAGTKFYDILAGSEGIESSYFLTRSKALEAFPMLKQTNLVGALVYYDGAHNDSRMNVSIAMTAALYGATVANHAEVTGLLKDDTGRLCGAKVKDLIAVKDGNAAADIVVRAKCIVNCTGPFTDSIRKMDDQTCKEIVAPSSGVHVILPGYYSPGKMGLIDPSTSDGRVIFFLPWQGNTIAGTTDSPSPISSNPLPDEESIQWILREVSQYLSPEINVRRGDVLAAWSGIRPLVKDPKARNTESLVRNHLVHISSSGLLTCAGGKWTTYRQMAEDCVDAAISEFRLTTGPVGDAPRVSGTEVVDDGAILDGSCQTHKVRLIGAHGFSKTLFIPVIQHFGVETEVAKHLTESYGDRAWSVAALCSLTNRRFPARGERISQLYPFVDGEIRYAVRHEYAQTAVDVLARRTRLAFLNAQAALEALPRVIDIMAEELDWNGRRQDLEWKETVQFLQSMGLPQPMLSASRKQVEQGKLDFASSLEWNMYSRHDKPTE, encoded by the exons atggcgtcgtcggcttctccatcccgcctgctgctgcggcggctgctaTTTCCAggtgcggccgtcgtcgtcgccggagGTGCCCTCTTCTACTCTTATCGACCTCGCAACATCCcgggctcctcctccgctgccgtcccgccgcccacgtaCGGCCCGGATGGATCCTTCACCATGCCCAGGTTCCCCCGTGTGAAGtcgcgcctcgagcagctcgccgaccttGGCAAGAGTGCCGACCcggatgccggcgccgagtaTGATAtgctcgtcatcggcggcggggctactggagccggcgtcgccctcgatgcGGCCACGCGCGGCCTGCGCGTTGCCGTTGTTGAGCGCGACGACTTCAGCAGCGGCACGAGCAGCAAGAGCACCAagctcgtccacggcggcgtccGCTACTTGGAGAAGGCCGTCTGGAACCTCGACTATAACCAGTACCAGCTggtgcgcgaggccctcaaggagCGCAAGTACTTTCTACAGACGGCACCGCATTTAAGTATGTGGCTGCCTATTATGCTTCCTCTTGACCGCTGGTGGAAGGCGCCCTACTACTGGGCAGGTACCAAGTTCTACGACATTCTTGCTGGCagcgagggcatcgagaGCTCCTATTTTCTGACTCGGAGCAAGGCTCTCGAGGCCTTCCCAATGCTCAAGCAGACCAACCTCGTCGGAGCTCTGGTATACTACGATGGCGCGCATAACGATTCCCGTATGAACGTTTCGATAGCCATGACGGCTGCGCTCTACGGCGCCACGGTCGCCAATCATGCCGAAGTCACCGGGCTACTCAAGGACGACACAGGCCGCCTGTGTGgcgccaaggtcaaggatCTTATCGCCGTGAAAGACGGGAACGCTGCTGCCGACATCGTGGTCCGGGCAAAATGCATCGTCAACTGCACTGGCCCATTTACCGACTCGATTCGGAAGATGGACGACCAGACGTGCAAGGAGATTGTTGCTCCCTCCAGCGGCGTTCATGTCATTTTGCCCGGATACTATAGCCCTGGCAAGATGGGACTCATTGACCCGTCGACATCGGACGGGCGGGTGATATTCTTCCTCCCCTGGCAGGGCAACACCATTGCTGGCACGACGGATTCGCCATCGCCGATTTCCTCCAACCCCCTGCCAGACGAGGAGTCTATTCAGTGGATTCTTCGCGAGGTGAGCCAATATCTGTCGCCAGAGATCAACGTTCGTCGCGGAGACGTTTTGGCTGCTTGGTCGGGCATTCGGCCTCTGGTCAAAGATCCGAAGGCCAGAAACACCGAGTCCCTGGTTCGAAACCACCTTGTGCACATATCCTCGTCGGGCTTGTTAACGTGCGCTGGTGGCAAGTGGACTACGTATCGCCAGATGGCCGAGGACTGCGTTGATGCAGCCATCTCCGAGTTCCGCCTCACGACGGGCCCCGTGGGCGACGCACCCCGCGTCAGTGGCACAGAAGTAGTCGATGATGGGGCCATACTGGATGGCTCATGCCAAACACACAAAGTCCGTCTGATCGGTGCCCACGGCTTCAGCAAGACACTCTTCATTCCCGTGATACAGCATTTCGGCGTGGAGACAGAGGTCGCCAAGCACCTAACGGAAAGCTACGGTGACCGAGCCTGGTCCGTGGCTGCTCTCTGTAGCCTAACGAACCGACGGttccccgcccgcggcgaaCGCATCTCGCAGCTATATCCGTTTGTGGATGGGGAGATCCGTTATGCTGTACGACACGAGTACGCCCAGActgccgtcgacgtgcttGCGCGACGGACCAGGCTGGCGTTTCTGAACGCTCAGGCAGCCTTGGAAGCCCTGCCGCGGGTCATTGACATTATGGCGGAGGAACTTGACTggaacggccgccgccaagatcTGGAATGGAAAGAGA CCGTCCAGTTTCTCCAGTCCATGGGCTTGCCGCAGCCGATGTTGTCGGCCTCACGCAAGCAGGTTGAACAGGGCAAGCTGGACTTTGCCAGCTCTCTCGAGTGGAACATGTACTCGCGACACGATAAGCCGACAGAGTAG
- a CDS encoding uncharacterized protein (EggNog:ENOG503NYY6~TransMembrane:2 (i21-43o55-78i)), whose product MLLALPIPILAMLRTSWRHKAQLYGLFAIGILIVVVTVVRLPINAAHNHSNASRAVWFGTELLVVTISVNAPALYGLWNLGRRQRLLSRGMNPGPSEPQRLEQGSVITTIGGTETHAMTNRRKAPSCMS is encoded by the coding sequence ATGCTTCTCGCACTTCCCATACCAATCCTCGCCATGTTGAGGACCTCATGGCGCCACAAGGCCCAGCTATACGGTCTTTTTGCCATCGGTATCcttatcgtcgtcgtcacggtcGTCCGACTACCCATCAACGCGGCGCACAATCACAGCAACGCCAGTCGCGCTGTCTGGTTCGGCACTGAACTGCTGGTTGTCACCATTTCAGTCAACGCGCCAGCATTGTATGGGCTTTGGAActtgggccggcggcaaaggTTGCTGTCGCGGGGCATGAACCCAGGGCCCAGCGAACCTCAACGTCTCGAACAAGGCAGTGTCATCACGACTATAGGCGGTACCGAAACACATGCGATGACCAACAGACGTAAAGCGCCTAGCTGCATGTCTTAG
- a CDS encoding uncharacterized protein (COG:S~EggNog:ENOG503P23R): MVKPRIRRQSPVYLTPSPQQQSPQLSSAFDDFDTSDEPYSRPSSGLFASSDYLPPYAMASWPPTLTEILLDTAPPPWTLSAFMAYLSQNHCMETLEFTLDSQRYAAFYEQLAAEIPPTCESNERVCGFWEKLMQVYIVPCAPREVNIPSRVRDRLLSLPYGQTPPHPSELDEAGRIVYELMNDSLLVPFLQSVAPMQLMSPTEEHNRSPRRRSQHSGGRGVGQPMSSSSASPRAADVEALTDDSDSNSPGTMEPMTPPTTPPTSEYTFNTSPGGFQRAVAAHNKGWKKVGAKLGFSRKGSSRRSTPTSSSSSNAECDLPVAETSHHAHGL, from the coding sequence ATGGTCAAACCGAGGATACGGCGCCAATCACCAGTCTACCTCACCCCCAGCCCGCAGCAACAGTCACCGCAGCTGTCCTCTGCCTTTGACGATTTCGATACGTCTGATGAGCCGTACTCTCGACCCTCGAGCGGCCTCTTCGCTTCATCGGATTATCTCCCCCCCTACGCCATGGCCTCCTGGCCACCCACGTTAACCGAGATTCTTCTCGACACGGCACCTCCGCCGTGGACTCTCAGCGCCTTCATGGCATATCTCTCTCAGAACCACTGCATGGAAACTCTCGAATTCACGCTCGATTCCCAGCGGTATGCTGCTTTctacgagcagctcgccgccgagattCCTCCCACATGCGAAAGCAATGAGCGAGTTTGCGGTTTCTGGGAGAAGTTAATGCAGGTCTACATTGTTCCCTGCGCTCCTCGCGAGGTCAACATTCCCTCTCGTGTTCGAGACCGTCTCTTAAGCCTTCCATATGGACAAACGCCTCCTCATCCGTCCGAGCTTGACGAGGCAGGGCGGATCGTCTATGAACTAATGAACGACTCCCTTCTCGTCCCCTTTCTGCAGTCTGTCGCGCCCATGCAGCTCATGAGCCCCACGGAAGAGCACAACCGGTcccctcgccggcgctcgCAACACAGCGGGGGACGCGGCGTCGGTCAGCCtatgtcgtcgtcgtcagcctcGCCCCGCGCTGCTGATGTCGAAGCCTTGACCGATGACAGCGACAGCAACTCGCCCGGGACGATGGagcccatgacgccgcccacaaCCCCACCGACATCCGAGTACACTTTCAATACGTCCCCTGGGGGCttccagcgcgccgtcgctgcccacAACAAGGGCTGGAAGAAGGTGGGGGCCAAGTTGGGGTTCAGCCGAAAGGGATCCAGCCGGAGGTCAACACCGACCTCTTCGAGCTCCTCTAATGCGGAATGCGATTTACCCGTCGCCGAGACGAGCCATCACGCCCACGGCTTATGA
- a CDS encoding uncharacterized protein (EggNog:ENOG503NZAM~COG:O~SECRETED:SignalP(1-20~SECRETED:cutsite=AGA-VP~SECRETED:prob=0.2443)~MEROPS:MER0029657), translating to MLIGKLSLIAGLATSAAAGAVPNVKADFSCGVHTPTRGQIEAHRKLDSLEKAARLNGVAERANINVDLYFHVVSASQSGANFLDDNVVKKQVQVLNEDYAPGGISFILRDTTRTVDRDWATNRNELAMKQKLHRGGPRDLNLYFLDRLEDDGYGICTFPERLSEPNGTTLDGCLVKASTAPGGAASRFNLGKTAVHEVGHWFGLLHTFESHSNGTKASGCKGPGDYVSDTPASDSPSRGCPTGRDSCPAPGLDPIHNYMDYSDDACYTEFSQGQIARMHSYWLNYRK from the exons ATGCTCATCGGAAAGCTGTCCCTCATCGCGGGCCTGGCGAcgtcagccgccgccggcgccgtgcccaATGTCAAGGCAGACTTTAGCTGTGGCGTCCACACCCCGACCCGTGGCCAGATTGAGGCTCACCGGAAGCTGGACTCTCTCGAAAAGGCTGCCCGTCTCAACGGCGTCGCTGAGCGTGCCAACATTAACGTTGATTTGTACTTTCACGTGGTGTCTGCGTCTCAAAGCGGTGCCAACTTTCTCGAT GATAACGTAGTCAAGAAGCAAGTCCAAGTCCTCAACGAGGATTACGCCCCGGGCGGAATCTCCTTCATCCTTCGCGATACCACCCGGACCGTGGACAGGGACTGGGCCACCAACCGCAACGAGCTGGCCATGAAGCAAAAGCtccaccgcggcggccccagaGACCTCAACCTGTACTTCCTGGACCgtctcgaggacgacggctACGGAATCTGCACGTTCCCAGAGCGCTTGTCCGAGCCCAATGGAACGACCCTCGATGGCTGCCTCGTCAAAGCTTCGACTGCGCCTGGTGGCGCCGCTTCCCGGTTTAACTTGGGCAAGACGGCAGTCCACGAGGTCGGTCATTGGTTTGGCCTGTTGCATACATTCGAATCACACAGCAACGGCACCAAGGCCTCGGGCTGCAAGGGACCTGGCGACTACGTGTCTGACACCCCGGCCTCAGATAGCCCCTCTAGGGGATGCCCAACGGGTCGAGATTCCTGCCCCGCCCCAGGTCTTGACCCTATTCACAACTACATGGACTACTCGGACGA TGCGTGTTACACAGAATTCTCCCAGGGCCAAATTGCTCGAATGCACAGCTACTGGCTCAATTATCGCAAATGA
- a CDS encoding uncharacterized protein (COG:S~EggNog:ENOG503NYBH) — translation MRPSALAMDRISRFCRPLTLPSLSCYPPSHWRESQVLTLRLCPKNFLDKPDGGCGWATRFLEQGFDVYIVDQTFRGRSAWQPGQGASSPSTYSAETIEQRFTAVRRYMLWPQASRHTQWPGNGSMGDPVFDAFYSSNVQFISDAVYQQTTVQAAGAALLDRIGRPCVLLGHSQGGLMPLVIADARPGLTKGLVLLEPTGPPFREAIFSTKPARKWGLTDIPLTYSPAVDDPAVDLKQQEFPSTGIDRIDCVLQAQSSPPPRQLINLASKPILLLTSGASYHAPYDYCTAKYLEQAGCPRTQHIELGDIGIHGNGHMFFMERNSDEIQQIVESWVKNL, via the coding sequence ATGCGACCCTCAGCTCTGGCGATGGATCGGATCTCGCGATTTTGCCGCCCGCTTACCCTTCCTTCTCTTTCCTGCTACCCTCCGAGTCACTGGCGAGAGTCCCAGGTGCTGACGCTGCGCCTCTGCCCAAAGAACTTTTTAGACaagcccgacggcggctgcggctgggccACGCGCTTCCTCGAGCAGGGGTTTGATGTATACATCGTCGACCAGACGTTCCGCGGCCGCTCCGCGTGgcagcccggccagggcgccTCCAGCCCGTCTACGTACTCGGCCGAAACCATCGAGCAGCGCTTCACCGCCGTCCGTCGCTACATGCTCTGGCCCCAGGCCAGCCGTCACACGCAGTGGCCAGGCAACGGCTCCATGGGCGACCCCGTTTTTGACGCCTTCTACTCATCTAATGTCCAGTTCATCTCCGACGCCGTCTATCAGCAGACCACCGTCCAGGCCGCGGGGGCTGCCCTGCTCGACCGCATCGGTAGGCCTTGCGTCCTACTCGGACACAGCCAGGGCGGCCTCATGCCCCTTgtcatcgccgacgcgcgccccGGCCTCACGAAAGGCCTGGTTCTTCTCGAACCCACTGGCCCGCCTTTCCGCGAGGCCATCTTCAGCACCAAACCCGCCCGCAAATGGGGTCTGACGGACATCCCGCTGACCTACTcacccgccgtcgacgacccagCTGTAGACTTGAAGCAACAGGAGTTCCCTAGCACCGGTATTGACCGCATTGATTGCGTCTTGCAGGCCCAAAGCTCGCCTCCGCCCCGCCAGCTCATCAACCTCGCCTCGAAGCctatcctcctcctcacctcAGGGGCTTCCTATCATGCGCCATACGACTACTGCACCGCCAAATACCTTGAGCAGGCTGGCTGCCCCAGAACGCAGCACATTGAGCTTGGGGACATTGGCATTCATGGCAACGGCCACATGTTTTTCATGGAGCGCAACAGTGATGAGATCCAACAAATCGTTGAGAGTTGGGTCAAGAATTTGTAA
- a CDS encoding uncharacterized protein (COG:S~EggNog:ENOG503NYBH~SECRETED:SignalP(1-30~SECRETED:cutsite=VST-AS~SECRETED:prob=0.2193)) codes for MRLSIRTVAVAVRLAQGTILTLLFAPSVSTASTAPVVARNDDVQVHGDKDSKTAAPPCASGSHRRTSFYVGGGYVDDGAGGHVFRDQMYVERLQPAGGVTQDTPLVLIHGQAQTGTNFLDKPDGGCGWATRFLEQGFDVYIVDQTFRGRSAWQPGQGASSPSTYSAETIEQRFTAVRRYMLWPQASRHTQWPGNGSMGDPVFDAFYSSNVQFISDAVYQQTTVQAAGAALLDRIGRPCVLLGHSQGGLMPLVIADARPGLTKGLVLLEPTGPPFREAIFSTKPARKWGLTDIPLTYSPAVDDPAVDLKQQEFPSTGIDRIDCVLQAQSSPPPRQLINLASKPILLLTSGASYHAPYDYCTAKYLEQAGCPRTQHIELGDIGIHGNGHMFFMERNSDEIQQIVESWVKNL; via the exons ATGCGCCTCTCGATACGAactgtcgccgtcgccgtccggTTGGCACAAGGCACAATCTTAACCTTATTGTTCGCGCCGTCCGTGTCAACTGCATCGACAGCCCCGGTCGTCGcccgcaacgacgacgtccaaGTCCACGGAGACAAGGACAGCAAGaccgctgcgccgccatgcgcctcgggctcgcATCGGCGCACCTCCTTTTACGTCGGGGGCGGCTacgttgatgatggcgccggggGACATGTCTTCCGCGACCAGATGTACGTCGAGAGGCTgcagcccgccggcggcgtcactCAGGACACGCCACTTGTTCTGATCCACGGCCAGGCCCAGACGGGCACG AACTTTTTAGACaagcccgacggcggctgcggctgggccACGCGCTTCCTCGAGCAGGGGTTTGATGTATACATCGTCGACCAGACGTTCCGCGGCCGCTCCGCGTGgcagcccggccagggcgccTCCAGCCCGTCTACGTACTCGGCCGAAACCATCGAGCAGCGCTTCACCGCCGTCCGTCGCTACATGCTCTGGCCCCAGGCCAGCCGTCACACGCAGTGGCCAGGCAACGGCTCCATGGGCGACCCCGTTTTTGACGCCTTCTACTCATCTAATGTCCAGTTCATCTCCGACGCCGTCTATCAGCAGACCACCGTCCAGGCCGCGGGGGCTGCCCTGCTCGACCGCATCGGTAGGCCTTGCGTCCTACTCGGACACAGCCAGGGCGGCCTCATGCCCCTTgtcatcgccgacgcgcgccccGGCCTCACGAAAGGCCTGGTTCTTCTCGAACCCACTGGCCCGCCTTTCCGCGAGGCCATCTTCAGCACCAAACCCGCCCGCAAATGGGGTCTGACGGACATCCCGCTGACCTACTcacccgccgtcgacgacccagCTGTAGACTTGAAGCAACAGGAGTTCCCTAGCACCGGTATTGACCGCATTGATTGCGTCTTGCAGGCCCAAAGCTCGCCTCCGCCCCGCCAGCTCATCAACCTCGCCTCGAAGCctatcctcctcctcacctcAGGGGCTTCCTATCATGCGCCATACGACTACTGCACCGCCAAATACCTTGAGCAGGCTGGCTGCCCCAGAACGCAGCACATTGAGCTTGGGGACATTGGCATTCATGGCAACGGCCACATGTTTTTCATGGAGCGCAACAGTGATGAGATCCAACAAATCGTTGAGAGTTGGGTCAAGAATTTGTAA